The Ictalurus furcatus strain D&B chromosome 5, Billie_1.0, whole genome shotgun sequence genome includes a region encoding these proteins:
- the polb gene encoding DNA polymerase beta isoform X3, which translates to MSKRKAPQETLNEGITDFLIELANYEKNVNRATHKYNAYRKAASVIAKYPNKIKSGNEAKKLDGVGAKIAEKIDEYLTTGKLRKLEKVLSSHIRNDDTSSSINFLTRVTGIGPAAARKFYDEGVKTLDDLKKIEHKLNHHQQIGLKYFEEFEKRIPRSEMEKMEALILQELGQLDPEYIGTICGSYRRGAESSGDIDILLTHPDFTSQSQKQNFMLVLLQGVCQLQRGVKDEKDYDHRRIDIRLIPKDQYYCGVLYFTGSDIFNKNMRTHALEKGFTLNEYTIRPLGVTGVPGEPLLVDSEKDIFDYIHMKYREPKERSE; encoded by the exons ATGAGCAAACGGAAAGCACCGCAAGAAACTTTAAACGAGGGAATCACGGACTTTCTTATTG aattggccaattatgaaaaaaatgtaaatcggGCTACCCATAAGTACAATGCATACAG AAAAGCTGCTTCTGTGATTGCTAAGTAcccaaataaaatcaaaagtggCAATGAAGCCAAGAAACTG GATGGGGTTGGTGCAAAGATTGCTGAAAAAATTGATGAGTATTTAACCACAGGGAAACTCCGCAAACTGGAAAAGGTCTTAAGTTCACAT ATTCGCAATGATGACACCAGCTCCTCTATCAACTTTTTAACTAGAGTGACTGGAATAGG cCCAGCTGCTGCTAGGAAGTTCTATGATGAAGGTGTCAAGACCCTAGATG ATCTAAAGAAGATTGAACATAAGCTGAACCATCATCAGCAGATTGGCCTTAA ATATTTTGAAGAATTTGAGAAGAGAATTCCCCGCTCAGAGATGGAGAAAATGGAG GCTTTAATATTACAAGAGTTGGGGCAGCTCGACCCGGAGTACATTGGCACCATCTGTGGCAGCTACAGACGAG GTGCAGAGTCGAGTGGTGATATTGATATACTGCTGACTCATCCAGACTTTACCTCCCAATCTCAAAAACAA AACTTCATGCTTGTCTTACTTCAGGGTGTATGCCAGCTGCAAAGAGGAGTCAAGGATGAGAAGGATTATGATCATCGCCGTATTGATATCAG GCTTATTCCTAAGGATCAATATTACTGTGGTGTGCTCTACTTCACTGGGAGTGATATATTCAATAAGAATATGAGAACCCATGCGCTTGAGAAAGGCTTCACCCTTAATGAGTACACTATTCGTCCACTAGGAGTAACTG GTGTGCCTGGAGAGCCCTTACTGGTGGACAGTGAGAAGGACATTTTTGACTACATCCACATGAAATACAGAGAGCCAAAAGAACGCAGTGAATGA
- the polb gene encoding DNA polymerase beta isoform X2 has protein sequence MSKRKAPQETLNEGITDFLIELANYEKNVNRATHKYNAYRKAASVIAKYPNKIKSGNEAKKLDGVGAKIAEKIDEYLTTGKLRKLEKIRNDDTSSSINFLTRVTGIGPAAARKFYDEGVKTLDDLKKIEHKLNHHQQIGLKYFEEFEKRIPRSEMEKMEALILQELGQLDPEYIGTICGSYRRGAESSGDIDILLTHPDFTSQSQKQPWLLHAVLEHLESIGFVTDTLSKGDTKFMGVCQLQRGVKDEKDYDHRRIDIRLIPKDQYYCGVLYFTGSDIFNKNMRTHALEKGFTLNEYTIRPLGVTGVPGEPLLVDSEKDIFDYIHMKYREPKERSE, from the exons ATGAGCAAACGGAAAGCACCGCAAGAAACTTTAAACGAGGGAATCACGGACTTTCTTATTG aattggccaattatgaaaaaaatgtaaatcggGCTACCCATAAGTACAATGCATACAG AAAAGCTGCTTCTGTGATTGCTAAGTAcccaaataaaatcaaaagtggCAATGAAGCCAAGAAACTG GATGGGGTTGGTGCAAAGATTGCTGAAAAAATTGATGAGTATTTAACCACAGGGAAACTCCGCAAACTGGAAAAG ATTCGCAATGATGACACCAGCTCCTCTATCAACTTTTTAACTAGAGTGACTGGAATAGG cCCAGCTGCTGCTAGGAAGTTCTATGATGAAGGTGTCAAGACCCTAGATG ATCTAAAGAAGATTGAACATAAGCTGAACCATCATCAGCAGATTGGCCTTAA ATATTTTGAAGAATTTGAGAAGAGAATTCCCCGCTCAGAGATGGAGAAAATGGAG GCTTTAATATTACAAGAGTTGGGGCAGCTCGACCCGGAGTACATTGGCACCATCTGTGGCAGCTACAGACGAG GTGCAGAGTCGAGTGGTGATATTGATATACTGCTGACTCATCCAGACTTTACCTCCCAATCTCAAAAACAA CCCTGGCTGCTCCATGCAGTGTTGGAGCACCTTGAGTCTATTGGCTTTGTCACTGATACTTTGTCCAAAGGAGATACAAAGTTCATG GGTGTATGCCAGCTGCAAAGAGGAGTCAAGGATGAGAAGGATTATGATCATCGCCGTATTGATATCAG GCTTATTCCTAAGGATCAATATTACTGTGGTGTGCTCTACTTCACTGGGAGTGATATATTCAATAAGAATATGAGAACCCATGCGCTTGAGAAAGGCTTCACCCTTAATGAGTACACTATTCGTCCACTAGGAGTAACTG GTGTGCCTGGAGAGCCCTTACTGGTGGACAGTGAGAAGGACATTTTTGACTACATCCACATGAAATACAGAGAGCCAAAAGAACGCAGTGAATGA
- the polb gene encoding DNA polymerase beta isoform X1 codes for MSKRKAPQETLNEGITDFLIELANYEKNVNRATHKYNAYRKAASVIAKYPNKIKSGNEAKKLDGVGAKIAEKIDEYLTTGKLRKLEKVLSSHIRNDDTSSSINFLTRVTGIGPAAARKFYDEGVKTLDDLKKIEHKLNHHQQIGLKYFEEFEKRIPRSEMEKMEALILQELGQLDPEYIGTICGSYRRGAESSGDIDILLTHPDFTSQSQKQPWLLHAVLEHLESIGFVTDTLSKGDTKFMGVCQLQRGVKDEKDYDHRRIDIRLIPKDQYYCGVLYFTGSDIFNKNMRTHALEKGFTLNEYTIRPLGVTGVPGEPLLVDSEKDIFDYIHMKYREPKERSE; via the exons ATGAGCAAACGGAAAGCACCGCAAGAAACTTTAAACGAGGGAATCACGGACTTTCTTATTG aattggccaattatgaaaaaaatgtaaatcggGCTACCCATAAGTACAATGCATACAG AAAAGCTGCTTCTGTGATTGCTAAGTAcccaaataaaatcaaaagtggCAATGAAGCCAAGAAACTG GATGGGGTTGGTGCAAAGATTGCTGAAAAAATTGATGAGTATTTAACCACAGGGAAACTCCGCAAACTGGAAAAGGTCTTAAGTTCACAT ATTCGCAATGATGACACCAGCTCCTCTATCAACTTTTTAACTAGAGTGACTGGAATAGG cCCAGCTGCTGCTAGGAAGTTCTATGATGAAGGTGTCAAGACCCTAGATG ATCTAAAGAAGATTGAACATAAGCTGAACCATCATCAGCAGATTGGCCTTAA ATATTTTGAAGAATTTGAGAAGAGAATTCCCCGCTCAGAGATGGAGAAAATGGAG GCTTTAATATTACAAGAGTTGGGGCAGCTCGACCCGGAGTACATTGGCACCATCTGTGGCAGCTACAGACGAG GTGCAGAGTCGAGTGGTGATATTGATATACTGCTGACTCATCCAGACTTTACCTCCCAATCTCAAAAACAA CCCTGGCTGCTCCATGCAGTGTTGGAGCACCTTGAGTCTATTGGCTTTGTCACTGATACTTTGTCCAAAGGAGATACAAAGTTCATG GGTGTATGCCAGCTGCAAAGAGGAGTCAAGGATGAGAAGGATTATGATCATCGCCGTATTGATATCAG GCTTATTCCTAAGGATCAATATTACTGTGGTGTGCTCTACTTCACTGGGAGTGATATATTCAATAAGAATATGAGAACCCATGCGCTTGAGAAAGGCTTCACCCTTAATGAGTACACTATTCGTCCACTAGGAGTAACTG GTGTGCCTGGAGAGCCCTTACTGGTGGACAGTGAGAAGGACATTTTTGACTACATCCACATGAAATACAGAGAGCCAAAAGAACGCAGTGAATGA